TCGACGGCTGCCGCACACCTTTCTGCAGGTCGGGAACGGCATTCACCGATCTTCGATCGTACGATCTCGGGCGAATGGCCGTGTCCGGTCTGATCCACCGGACCGGTATCGCACCGGAAGAGGTGGACCTGCTGGTCATGGGAACGGTGATCGCCGACCCGGCGACCTCGAACCTCGGCCGCGAGGTTGTGCTGGGCTCGCAGCTCCCCGACAGCTGCCCCGCCTTCACGGTCTCGGTCGCCTGTGTTTCGTCGCTGCAGTCCTTCCTCGACTGTGCGCGGGCGGTCCAGGTCGGCGATGCCGAGGTCGCGATCGCAGCGGGTGCCGAGACGCTCTCCGATGCACCGATTCGCTATCGCCGGAGCGTTCGCAAGCGCCTCATCGCGGCGCAGAAGGCGCGCGGCCCGGGTGATTACCTGAAGCTGCTCAGGGGCCTCGGTCCGATGGACCTGCTGCCCGAACCGGTGGCTCTGGCCGAGTTCTCTACCGGCGAGGTGATGGGTGAGAACTGTGAACGGCTGGCCAAGCGAATGGGCATCACCCGCGAGGCGCAGGACGAATACGCGATGATGTCCCACCACCGTGCGGCTGCCGCCACTGCCGACGGTCGGCTGGCGCGCCAGATCGTGCCCGCCTACCCTCCGCCCCGTTACCGGGCGGTCAACGCCGACAACGGCGTACGGCCCGATACGTCGGTAGAGAAACTGGCCAAGCTCAAGCCTGCCTTCGACCGGAAGTTCGGCACCGTCACCGCCGGCAACTCCTCCTACCTCACGGACGGTGGCTCGGCGGTGCTGCTGGCTTCCGAATCGGCGGCCGAGCACCTCGGCCTCGAACCGATCGCAGCCCTCAAGAGCTCGGCGATCGCCGCCCTCGATCCGCTGGAGGAGCTCCTGCTGGGGCCGGCGATGACGGTGCCAATGGCCCTTGATCGAGCCGGTCTCGAGCTCGACGAGGTCGAAGTGATCGAGCTCCATGAGGCATTTGCGGCCCAGGTCTTGGCCGTGCTGCAGGTGCTCGATGACGAGGAGTTCTGCCGCGAGCGCCTGGGCCGGGACAAGGCGGTCGGAGCGATCGACCGTGATCGGCTCAACGCCTGGGGCGGCTCGGCCTCTCTCGGCCATCCCTTCGGCGCCACCGGCGCCCGCTTGATCACCAACTGCTGCCACCGCCTCGAGGCGGAGGAAGCACGCTACGGGTTGGTGGCTGCGTGTGCGGCAGGCGCCATCGGCATCGGCCTGGTCTTCGAGCGGCTCGGTGGGAGGGGGTGAGCGATGGGCATGATTGAAGTCGAACGCAGACCCGACGGTGTGGCGATCGTCGTCCTCGATCATCCGACCAAGCCGGTCAACACGCTCTCACCGGCGGTCGTTGAAGAGTTCAACACAAAAGTGGCGCCACTGCTCGACGAGGACGATGTCCGGGCGATGGTCGTGGTCTCGGCCAAGCCGGATACCTTCATCGCCGGCGCGGATCTCGAGGTCATTGAAGGCCTCGGTGAAGCCGAGATCAGCGCGCTGTCGCGCGAGGGAAACGCCCTCCTCGAAAAGATCTTCACCTCCAAGAAACCGGTGGTGGCCGCGGTCCACGGAGCTGCCCTCGGTGGAGGGCTCGAGGTCGCGCTTGCGTGTCACTACATCCTCGCGACCGACGATCCGAAGACTGTCCTGGCCCAGTCCGAGGTGATGCTCGGACTGCTGCCGGCGGGGGGTGGCACCCAGCGGCTGGTCGAGCGGGTGGGTCTGGTGGCCGCGCTGCCGATGCTGCTGACCGGCAAGCGTGTGCGCGCGAGGCGCGCGAAGAAGATGGGTCTCGTCGACGCCATCACCACGCCGGGCGGAATCGCCGAGACCGGCGCCCGCGCCGCGCTGGCGCTGGCTGACGGCTCTCTACGGCGCCGACCCCGAAAGAAGAACCTGATGGACAGAGTGGCGTCGGTCGCACCCGGTCGTGCATTCATTCTGCGCAAGGCGCGCGAGCAGGTGGAGCGGCGCACCCGCGGCCTCTACCCGGCGCCTCCGGCGATCCTCGACTGCGTCGAGACCGGACTCGAAAAGGGCCGGGCAGCCGGGCTGGCGCTCGAGAGCGAGTACTTCGGCAGGCTTGCCGCAGGCCCCGAGAGCCGGAATATGGTGCGCCTCTTCCACGCGATGAACGAGGCCAAGAAGGGCGATGGCGAGGGACGCGAGATCAGCCGGCTGGCGGTGCTCGGCGGCGGTTTCATGGGCTCGGGCGTCGCGTCCGTCTCCCTCGGACTCTGCCCGGTTGTGGTTCGGGATATTTCGGACGACATGCTGGGCAAGGCGGCCAAAACGATCGATGACGGACTCGAACGCCAGGTCCGATCCGGGGCGATCCGCAGGGTCGAGGCGGATCGCAGGCGTTCACGTCTCCTTTTGACCACCGAGGTCGATGACCTCCACGAGTCCGATCTCGTGGTGGAAGCCGTCTTCGAGGATCTCGACCTCAAACGGCGGGTACTGGCGGAGGTCGAAGAGCGGGTGGGCGAGGAAGCGATTTTCGCCTCCAACACCTCGGCCCTGCCGATTTCGGAGATTGCTGCCGGGGCGCGCCACCCCGAACGTGTGATCGGCATGCACTACTTCTCCCCGGTGCCGAAGATGCCGCTGCTCGAGATCGTTATCGGCGATGAAACGGCGCCGTGGGTTGCTGCCACTGCTCGAGCTTTCGGAATAGCCCAGGGAAAGACCTGCATCGTCGTCAAGGACGGCCCGGGCTTCTACACCACCCGGATTCTCGCCCCGTACCTTAACGAGGCGGTGCTGCTGGTCGAGGAAGGCGCCCAGGTCGAAGACGTGGATAGGGCGATGAAGGACTTCGGCTACCCGGTCGGGCCGCTCGCGCTGGTCGACGAGGTCGGGATCGACGTCGGCGCCCACGTGGCCCGGGACCTCGGCCGCGCGTTCGCAGAGCGTGGCCTCGAAGGCTCGGGAGCGATGCAGCGCCTCTTCGATGCGGGTCTGCACGGGCGCAAGAACGGTCGAGGGTTCTACCTTTATCCGAAGCAAAAGAAGAAGAAGAAGGACATCAACCCGGAGGTCTCCCGGTTGCTCGGCGGTGGCCAGCGAAGGAGCATCGCCCCGGCCGAGATCCAGGATCGGCTGGCCCTGCTGATGGTCAACGAGGCCGTACACTGCCTGCAGGAGGGCGTGATCGCGTCACCGCGCGACGGCGACCTCGGCGCGATCCTCGGCCTCGGCTTCCCGCCCTTCCGCGGGGGGCCCTTCCGTTACGTCGACACGGTCGGCAGGGAGGCGGTTGCCACGAAGTTGGACGAACTCGCTGCAAGGTACGGCAAGCGCTTCGATCCGGCAACCTTGCTCACAGAAACTGGAGAATTCTACCCATGAGGAGTTTTGAGTTCTTAGTTTTGAGTTTTGAGTTTTCCCCCACCCGCCCGGTGGCTCTCGGGGGTGGTGGGTGGGAACTCAAAACTCATAACTCAAAACTCAACACTTGGGGAGGCCACGCATGGTGGGTGGGTTGAAGCCTCCCCTCGATGGTGTTGTGGTGCTCGATTTGAGCCGCATGCTGCCGGGTGCGGTGCTGGACCGCCA
This genomic stretch from Acidobacteriota bacterium harbors:
- a CDS encoding acetyl-CoA C-acyltransferase: MNNLESSRRVVVIDGCRTPFCRSGTAFTDLRSYDLGRMAVSGLIHRTGIAPEEVDLLVMGTVIADPATSNLGREVVLGSQLPDSCPAFTVSVACVSSLQSFLDCARAVQVGDAEVAIAAGAETLSDAPIRYRRSVRKRLIAAQKARGPGDYLKLLRGLGPMDLLPEPVALAEFSTGEVMGENCERLAKRMGITREAQDEYAMMSHHRAAAATADGRLARQIVPAYPPPRYRAVNADNGVRPDTSVEKLAKLKPAFDRKFGTVTAGNSSYLTDGGSAVLLASESAAEHLGLEPIAALKSSAIAALDPLEELLLGPAMTVPMALDRAGLELDEVEVIELHEAFAAQVLAVLQVLDDEEFCRERLGRDKAVGAIDRDRLNAWGGSASLGHPFGATGARLITNCCHRLEAEEARYGLVAACAAGAIGIGLVFERLGGRG
- a CDS encoding enoyl-CoA hydratase/isomerase family protein: MGMIEVERRPDGVAIVVLDHPTKPVNTLSPAVVEEFNTKVAPLLDEDDVRAMVVVSAKPDTFIAGADLEVIEGLGEAEISALSREGNALLEKIFTSKKPVVAAVHGAALGGGLEVALACHYILATDDPKTVLAQSEVMLGLLPAGGGTQRLVERVGLVAALPMLLTGKRVRARRAKKMGLVDAITTPGGIAETGARAALALADGSLRRRPRKKNLMDRVASVAPGRAFILRKAREQVERRTRGLYPAPPAILDCVETGLEKGRAAGLALESEYFGRLAAGPESRNMVRLFHAMNEAKKGDGEGREISRLAVLGGGFMGSGVASVSLGLCPVVVRDISDDMLGKAAKTIDDGLERQVRSGAIRRVEADRRRSRLLLTTEVDDLHESDLVVEAVFEDLDLKRRVLAEVEERVGEEAIFASNTSALPISEIAAGARHPERVIGMHYFSPVPKMPLLEIVIGDETAPWVAATARAFGIAQGKTCIVVKDGPGFYTTRILAPYLNEAVLLVEEGAQVEDVDRAMKDFGYPVGPLALVDEVGIDVGAHVARDLGRAFAERGLEGSGAMQRLFDAGLHGRKNGRGFYLYPKQKKKKKDINPEVSRLLGGGQRRSIAPAEIQDRLALLMVNEAVHCLQEGVIASPRDGDLGAILGLGFPPFRGGPFRYVDTVGREAVATKLDELAARYGKRFDPATLLTETGEFYP